The region GTCGGCTCAGCGCGTCCTGAAATGGCCGGGTCCACAGGGGCGGGGTGCGCCGCGTGTACACCTGCTCGACCGCGGCGTCCTCGGCGGCCCGCGCGGGATCCGCGAGTTTCGCGTTGACGCTGGCGGGCAGGTTCAGCCGCTGGATCGGCTGGGCGAGGCCCGTGACCGGAATGCTGCGGCGCATCACGCTGCCTTCGAGTTCCACCTCGTACTCGAGTGGGGTCGTCTTGCCCAGGTCCACCCGGCCGAGCACCACGAACATCCCATCGCCGGCGGCGATGGGGGTCAAGGTTTCCGCTGGGAACCGCACCTGCTCGCCTGCCTCACTGGAGAAGCGAACGCGGGCCAGTGGCGCGCGGGCGCCGCTCAGACGCAGCACGAAGGCGTCGCCCTCACGCAGGGTGGCGGGTGCCGTGACGGTCAGTCCCGCCAGGTCCGGCGTTGATGGAGCACCGGAAACGGGCGACGGTGGGCCCGCCTCCCCGGGCAGCCGCAGGAGTTGGCCCACGTCCAGGGTCGTGCCCGTGAGTCCATTCAGGCGCGTGAGTTCAGCCACGGTCGTGCGGTAGGTCCGCGCGAGGCTGGACAGGGTGTCACCTGACTTCACGGTGTACGCGGCCGCGCCAGTCCAGAGCAGGGCCGTGGCCAGCAGAACGGCTCGGCGCACCGAAAAGACACGGCTCATGGGGACGCTGTGAGCAGGGCGCGGCCCGGCTGGATCATGGCGCGCACGGTGGCGCCCTTCCCGGGCAGGCCCAGGGCGGTGAAAATCCACCCGTGGGTGGTGCGGGAGATCCGGGCCATGAACATGCCGGTGTGCGGCCCCCCGGCGCCCAGGTCAAAGCGGGCGAGTTCCGTGTCACCGGCGCTGTCCACCACCCGGCAGTAGGCGTTGCGCACTTGAGAGAAGGCCTGGCCCTGGAAGGAGTTGATGGTCAGGAGCAGGTGGGTGGCGTCGGGACTGAGTTTGGTCAGGTCCACGGCGATGCGCTCGTCGTCCCCTCGGCCGTGCCCGGTGAGGTTGTCCCCGGAGTGCCGGACGGCGCCGCGCTGGCCGGATTTGCTCATGAACCAGACCTTATCGATGTCCCGGCCGGAGGCGTCATACACGATGCAGCTGGCGTCCAGATCGACATTCCGCCCATGGGTGGCCGGGTCCCAGCCGAGCCCGAGGAAGATCGTGGTGAGGGGCGCCCCACCGCGCTTCAGGAGGCTCACGCTTTGCCCTTTGCTCAGACTGACCTTGCCCCCGGCTGTGGAGGGCAGGCTGCTCTGAGCCGGGGTCGGGGCGCTGGGCGGCGCGGGGGAGGGGACGGGCGCTGCCGCTTGCGGCTCGACGGGCGCGGGGGCGGGCTCGTCCTCGGCCGCCTGCCCGCCAAAGTGTTCCAGCAGACGCCGCAGGCCGCCGTCAAAGCCCTGTGACACCGCCGCGACCCGCCAGGGGCCGCCAGGGGCCGGGGGATGCTGGTAGAGCTCGGCGAGCATCACCGCGCGTTCGTTGGCCAGGCCGTCACGGGCGTTGAAGACTGCACCGGGCAGTTCGACGGTCAGCGTGGGGGATTGCCCCACCGCCTGGTCGTCATGGGTGGCGGTGAGCACCAGGCGGGTGATGCTGGCGGGTAGCCGCGCCAGGTCAATCTGGAAGGTGGTCCGGTCGCCCTGTTGCTGCCAGCGCACGGCGCCCTGTGGGGACTCGGGCTGGTTGTAGAACGTCATGAACCGGTCGTCCGAGAGTCGGCCTTGCGCGTCCAAACCGAAAACCGCGATATCTGTACCGGTGAGGCCCGCCTGGACGTTTACGGTGAGCTGCGTGCTGGAGGTCAGGTCCGAGAGGGGCGTTTTCTGTCCGCGTGAGAGGGTGATCATGCGTGCTCCTGAGGGTTGAGACGTTCGGGGGTTGGGTGTCCGCTTGAGGCACAGGGTCCCGGCACCACTGAGAAACTGTACAGCGCCCCCAGACGCGGTGAATCAGCGCAGCTCAGATACAGGTGGCCGCAGCATGACCAGCAGCTCAGCCGGGCACCTGCCCTGAGCATGCAGCTGAGTGCCAACCGCCGTCGGCTGAAGTCTCAGCTAGTATCCCCCAGAATGCTTGGCAGCGGCTTCAGGACGATTCTGGGGAACCTGCGAGATGTGGATGAAAGTCCCCTCTAGCCTACGTGAGCGGGCCACGACCGTCTGGAACGCC is a window of Deinococcus sedimenti DNA encoding:
- a CDS encoding peptidoglycan DD-metalloendopeptidase family protein, which codes for MSRVFSVRRAVLLATALLWTGAAAYTVKSGDTLSSLARTYRTTVAELTRLNGLTGTTLDVGQLLRLPGEAGPPSPVSGAPSTPDLAGLTVTAPATLREGDAFVLRLSGARAPLARVRFSSEAGEQVRFPAETLTPIAAGDGMFVVLGRVDLGKTTPLEYEVELEGSVMRRSIPVTGLAQPIQRLNLPASVNAKLADPARAAEDAAVEQVYTRRTPPLWTRPFQDALSRRTRSSAFGQPRTYEAGGPVDYHLGTDYPAAAGTPVRAVNDGTVVMAGMYLVRGGLVIIDHGGGVSSLYFHQRRVTVKVGQQVSRGDPIGEVGSTGLSTGPHLHLELRVRGQATDPANWMNRLWPTPPNR
- a CDS encoding TerD family protein, with protein sequence MITLSRGQKTPLSDLTSSTQLTVNVQAGLTGTDIAVFGLDAQGRLSDDRFMTFYNQPESPQGAVRWQQQGDRTTFQIDLARLPASITRLVLTATHDDQAVGQSPTLTVELPGAVFNARDGLANERAVMLAELYQHPPAPGGPWRVAAVSQGFDGGLRRLLEHFGGQAAEDEPAPAPVEPQAAAPVPSPAPPSAPTPAQSSLPSTAGGKVSLSKGQSVSLLKRGGAPLTTIFLGLGWDPATHGRNVDLDASCIVYDASGRDIDKVWFMSKSGQRGAVRHSGDNLTGHGRGDDERIAVDLTKLSPDATHLLLTINSFQGQAFSQVRNAYCRVVDSAGDTELARFDLGAGGPHTGMFMARISRTTHGWIFTALGLPGKGATVRAMIQPGRALLTASP